GCTGCGCGAAGAAGAGTTAACCGTGCAGGCTCTTCAAGATCGCTTTCCGGTCGTCGCCAAAGAAGTCTGAGCAGTGGCAATATTTTGCGCGGCGCGTGGTCGCACGCTTCGCTCGACTGCATGTCGGAACTGGCCCGGGCGCACGAAGTTGCGCATGCCAGCATGGCGACTCTATTCGCTCTGCAAAACTTCCGCATTGCTGCGGGAAATCGCCCTTGACCCCTGGCAGCGATTTACGTAATCTTCCCGCCTCATGAACGCCACGAACGGCAGCAAAACAACGCCGCACGTGACGCCGACAAAGACACAACGATCCACGTGGGAGGGCTCGCACCAGGGGAATGCAAATTCTCTGCGAGCCGACGAAGCGACTACCGCTGGCAAGGACGCTGGCGGGACGCTTCGCTTTTAAGGAGTCGGGAAGCCAAGGTTTTGGCAACCCACCGAGACCGTCGGCAGAGCAACGACACCAGCGACATTCACGGTGCCGTCGACTGCCGAGCTAAGCGACAAGGAAGTTGATTCTTTCGCCGACGAGATCTACTCGGCGACGTTATACCGTACACAACCCTGAACCCCTCAGGTAGACCGCGTCCAATCGCTCCCGGAAAAGGATGGCGTCCTTTGCCCCCCTGGGACCCATTCTTTCCGGGGGTTTTTTTGCGCGCAGGGCGAGGCAGGACCGCCGCAGCAGCGTACGACGCGCACTTTCGGCTGCCGGTTTTCACGCGCCAGCGCTGTCAGGCGCCTTCAGCCGCCATGGTGACATGCTCTTTGGATGCCATATCCACGCGCGAGCGTGGGCATGTGCCCGCTGCTGCTGAGCGCATCAGCATGCTCACACTGACGCGTGAGCATGGCACCCGCTTGCTGGTGGGTGAGCACCATCGGACGAAGATCGAATTGCCGACAATAACCCGTCTTAAGAGACGATTTGTTCGGCTTCCAGGAAGTGCTCGATGCCGTCGGCCTTGGCGATGACGATCACGCCCCCTTCGCTGACGGTAAATCCCCGCGCGCGGTCGTGCTCGTGGTCGTAACCAATTTCGACGCCTGGCGGGATGTGTACGCCCTTGTCGATAATCGCGCGCCGCACCTTTGCGTGGCGGCCGATGTCGACTCCCTCGAAGAGAATGGAATCTTCCACGTGCGCGAAGCTATTGATCCGGCAATTGGTCCCCAGGATCGAGCGTAACACGCTTCCCCCGGAAACGATCGAGCCGGCACAGATGATCGTGTCGAGCGCTTCTCCGCGGCGCGCGTGGGGCCCATCCTCGGCAAACACGAACTTGGGCGGGGGAACGTTCGGCAAATAGGTCCGGATCGGCCAACGCGTGTCGTACATGTTTAGGTCCGGATTGACCGAAACCAGATCCATGTTGGCCTCGAAATAGGCGTCGAGCGTTCCTACGTCGCGCCAATAGGCGTCGCGCTTGCGGTTTTCGTCGCGGAACGGAAACGACCACACGCGGTGCGTCTGCACCAGGCCCGGCAGGATATCCTTGCCGAAATCGTGGGCACTATTGTTGCGGGTCGCGTCGAGGCACAACTGCTCGAAGAGAAACCGGGCCGTGAAAACGTAAATGCCCATTGAGGCCAGGATATGCTGATCGTCGCCGGGAATCGTTTGCGGTACGGCAGGCTTTTCCTGAAAACCGACGATCCGGCCGTCAGCCTCGGTCTGCATGACACCAAAATGGCGTGATTCGCTAGCTGCCACGCGCAAGGCCGCCACCGTGACGTCCGCCTTGCGCTGCTTATGAGCGTTCACCAGCTGCAGGTAATCCATCTTATAGATATGGTCACCGGCCAGAATAACGACGTACTCGGGACGCTCTTTTTCCAGGGTATAGATGTTCTGGTAAACGGCGTCGGCTGTCCCCTGATACCAGTTTTCGTCGATGCGCTGCTGGGGCGGCACGACGTCGATGAATTCCCCGAGCTCGCGGCAAAGATAGCTGCGCCAGCCAAGGTTGATATGCCGATCCAGGCTCATCGCCTTGTACTGGGTCAGCACCAGGATCTTGCGCAACCCACTGTTCAGGCAGTTGGAGAGCGTGAAATCGATGATTCGATAGGCACCGCCAAAGGGCACCGCCGGCTTGGCGCGATCACGCGTAAGCGGCTCCAGGCGCGATCCCTTGCCGCCTGCCAACACAACTGCCAAAACGTTTTCCATCCGTGTGCCTCCCACAGAGGTTGCCTGATGATGCCCTTCTGGTCGGTATCGAGCATCTTACAGACTTCGCCCGCGCCGCTGAAGGGGTTCTGCCCCAAGGAGTTCGATCTCCCTCCCTTGCTGGCACGTGGATCGGACGCGCGGCCCTGATGCGATCATAGCGAACGACCTCGCCCCGGCGTGACGGCCGTCCGAACAACATTGCGATACTGCAAGCGGCCAGTGGCCGATCGCAAGAAGCAGTTTCGACCGTTCAACGCGCGGCCACGGCCACGACATCGGCCCACTGGCGCTGCCAAAGCTCGAAGACCAACAGCGACCACAGGCGATAACTATGATCAAAAACGCCCGACAGATGGTCGTTGACTAGTCGCTCGACGGCGGCCGGCTGGAAATACCCGCGCGATAAAGTCGCCGGGTCGAGCAATACTTCCCGCGTGAAATCGCGCAGCTCGTGGCGAAACCAATGCCCGAGCGGCACCCCGAATCCCATTTTCGGACGTGACAGCAACGAACGTGGCAATAGGTGGCCGAAAGTTTCGCGCAGAATCCGCTTCCCCCTTCCGCGGCGCAACTTCAGGTCGACCGGCATACGGGCGGCCAGCTCGACCACGTGCTGATCCAGGAACGGCGCGCGGCACTCCAATCCGTGGGCCATCGAGGCGATATCGACCTTGGTCA
Above is a window of Pirellulales bacterium DNA encoding:
- the glgC gene encoding glucose-1-phosphate adenylyltransferase; the protein is MENVLAVVLAGGKGSRLEPLTRDRAKPAVPFGGAYRIIDFTLSNCLNSGLRKILVLTQYKAMSLDRHINLGWRSYLCRELGEFIDVVPPQQRIDENWYQGTADAVYQNIYTLEKERPEYVVILAGDHIYKMDYLQLVNAHKQRKADVTVAALRVAASESRHFGVMQTEADGRIVGFQEKPAVPQTIPGDDQHILASMGIYVFTARFLFEQLCLDATRNNSAHDFGKDILPGLVQTHRVWSFPFRDENRKRDAYWRDVGTLDAYFEANMDLVSVNPDLNMYDTRWPIRTYLPNVPPPKFVFAEDGPHARRGEALDTIICAGSIVSGGSVLRSILGTNCRINSFAHVEDSILFEGVDIGRHAKVRRAIIDKGVHIPPGVEIGYDHEHDRARGFTVSEGGVIVIAKADGIEHFLEAEQIVS